The following nucleotide sequence is from Salvelinus namaycush isolate Seneca chromosome 23, SaNama_1.0, whole genome shotgun sequence.
CCCAAAAGGGAGCGCAAACAGGTACAGGTAAACTCATCGTCCCACCTCTACTGTTATACACCACACACAGTTAAACTCATCACCCCACCTCTactgtttcattttgtggttttATTTAGCAGATAGGATAGTAGAGAAAAGACAGGAGAGATGGGAGGAGCACAAGGTCAGTGAGTTGGATTGGAACCCACAGGGCCAGCGGCACTAACTGCTGGACCGCAGGCCAGCCCACGTAGCACCTCTCCTAGATCAGACAATCAGGTAGACAATCAGGTATCCTGATCCCAGAATGGACAAGTAACACAACTGGAAACAACCACCATGAAACATTTGGGGTCTGATGTTATACAGACAGTGTTCCCCCTCATGCAGAGCAGGGTTTGAATACTTCAGTGATTCTCATGTTTTAAAGGAAGATAAGGACTGTGCTAATAAAGCGTgtgaatataaaaataaataaaaagtatagTTTGTCAGCAAGGTGTATCCAACACTGATTCCTTTCCCCATCATCCACTGTGAAGGTGCACAGTGCAGTTTTGGTCTACAAAACTGGTctactgtgtcttcctgtctgGCCGGATGTGACATGACACGTTGCCATGGTAACGAGAGGACTTGTGTGATAAACACTGTGCTGTGGGGTAGTGTTGCATTCTGTCTAGGGAGGATTCTAGATGGGTCTACTCCTCATGATTTACGTTTGGGTCAGTCATTGATTTGAAATGGATAACTTTTTACGTGATGAACTATACTACTAAACTGCTGTGTGACTGAAGCATGTTCTTTAGGGCTGTAGTACTAGTGTGCCTCTGCTGGTGGCCTCTGCTGGTCTGGATTCATCAGGTATGTCTATTAGTGATGGGGAGGGGGGAAATGATAGTTacatatcacaatattattttggaCTAATATTATATCAATACTTTGACTCAAAGTATCAATTTGtataacatatatattttttacaaatttGCTAGGTAGCGTCAgctagcgctagtcggctgtaTCTGCCAAAACTCCGGTATTTTTCATCATATAGCTTGCCCttatttttaaatagtgagccaacatgttttcagcaatTTTCTCTTGTCTCTGTGCAGCaggcatacactgagtgtacaaaacattaggaacaccttcctattattgagttgcacccaaTTTTACCCCCAACAGCCtacaatttgtcggggcatggactacaaggtgtcaaaagcatttcacagggatgctggcccattgttgactccaatgcttcccacagttgtcaagttggatgcatgtcctttgggtggtggaccattcttgatacacacaggaaactgttgtgtgGAAAAActccagcagcattgcagttcttgacacacacaaaccgttgtgcctggcacctacaaccATATCCCGTTccaaggcacttaaatcttttatcCGAATGGCACACACAAACAATCCATGTCTCGatagtctcaaggcttaaaaatccttctttaacctgtctcctccccttcacctacactgattgaagtggatttaacaagtgacatcaataagggatcatagctttcacctggtcactctgtcactcagtgtatattgagtCTCCAGTGTACCTGTGCTCTGTATGGTACGATGGGCCTGGCTGCTTTATCACTGGCAGTGGGAGCATGCTGTTGTAGCTGGGGTGGACTTTGGCCAGCCAAGCGGCCTCATCCCACGCTGCACGCTGCTGAAGGTTCTTCAAGAGAGGCCCCCTGAGCTTCCAGTCCCACtatctgtcatactatccaggtctgtgcccaaacaatacgggcttctacttttaaaaatcctcTTTTctagaaacaagtctctcactgttgctgcttgttatagacccccttcagcccccagctgtgccctggacaccatatgtgaattgatcgccccccatctatcttcagagttcgtactgttaggtgacatAAACTAGGACATTCTTAACACCCTgaccatcctacaatctaagatagattccctcaatctcacacaaattatcaaggaacctaccaggtacaaccctaaatccgtaaccatgggcgccctcttagatatcatcctgaccaacttgccctctaaatacacctctgctgtcttcaaccagtatctcagcgatcactgcctcattgcctgcgtgcgtaatgggtccgcagtcaaacgaccacccccatcactgtcaaacgctccctaaatcacttcagtgagcaggcctttctaatcgatctggcccgggtatcctggaaggatattgacctcatcccgtcagtagaggatgcctggttgctcttcaaaagtgctttcctcaacatcttaaataagcatgccccgttcaaaaatgTAGAACTCAGAACAGATATATCCCTTGgtttcaccccagacttgactgtccttaaccagcacaaaaacatcctgtggcgttctgcattagcatcgaatagcccccgcaatatgtaacttttcagGGATGTcgggaaccaatatactcagttaggaaagctaaggctagctttttaaaATAGAAATtagcatcctgtagcactaattccccaAAATTTTGGGACactgaagtccatggagaataagagcacctcctcccagctgcccactgcactgaggataggaaacactgtcaccaccgataaatttATGATAATTGAtagtttcaataagcatttttctacggctcgccatgctttccacctggctacccctaccccggccaacatctcagcaccccctgcagcaacttgcccaagacccccccgcttctccttcacacaaatccagacagctgatgttctgaaagagctgcaaaatctggatccctacaaatcagctagactagacaatctggaacctctctttctaaaattatccgccaaaatTCTTTCagcccctattactagcctattcaacctctcttcgtatcgtctgagatccccaaagattggaaagctgccgcggtcatccccatcttcaaagggggagacactctagacccaaactggtATAGACCTATATCCTGCCCTGgctttctaaaatcttcaaaagccaagctaacagatcaccgaccatttcgaatcccgtcgtaccttctccactatgcaatctggtttctgagctggtcatgggtgcacttcagccacgctcaaggtcctaaacgatatcataaccgccatcgataaaagacagtactgtgcagccgtcttcatcgacctggccaaggatttcgactctgtcaatcaccgcattttTATCCGCAGACTCAAttgccttggcttctcaaatgattgcctcgcctggttcaccaactacttttctGACAGaggtcagtgtgtcaaatcggagggcctgttgtccggacctctggcagtctctatgggggtggcacagggttcaattctcgggcagactcttttctctgtatacatcaatgatgtcgctcttgctgccggtgattctctgatccacctctacacagacgacaccattctgtagacatcaaatcaaagtttatttgtcacatgcgccgaatacaacaggtgtaggtagaccttacagtgaaatgcttacttaccaatagtgcaaaaaaggtattaggtgaacaataggtatgTAAATAactaaaaacaacagtaaaaagacagtgaaaaacagtagcgaggctataaaagtagcagggctacatacagacaccagttagtcaggctgattgaggtagtatgtacatgtaaatatggttaaagtgactgcatatatgatgaacagagagtagaagtcgagtaaagaggggttggcgggtggcgggacacaatgcagatagcccggttagccaatgtgcgggagcactggttggtcgggccaattgaggtagtatgtacatatgtacatgaatgtatagttaaagtgactatgcttatatgataaacagaaagtagtagcagcgtaaaagagaggttgggggggggagggcacacaatgcaaatagtccgggtaacaaTTTGATTACCtggttcaggagtcttatggctagggggtaaaaactgttgataagcctttttgtcctagactaggcactccggtaccgtttgccatgcggtagtagagtgaacagtctatgactgactactctaccctctgtagtgccttgcggtcggaggccgagcaattgctgtaccaggcagtgatgcaaccagtcaggatgctctcgttcttgcagctgtagaaccttttcaggatctcaggacccatgccaaatctttttagtttcctgagggggaataggctttgtcgtgccctctttacgactgtcttggtgtatttggaacatctggcccttctttggacactgtgctaacaaacctccaaatgagcttcaacgccatacaacactccttccgtggcctccaactgcttttaaatgctagtaaaactaagtacATGCTCTtgaaccgattgctgcccgcaccctcccgcccgactagcatcactactctggatggttctgacttagaatatgtggacaactacaaatacctaggtgtctggttagactgtaaactgtaaaatcctaaattaaatctagaatcggcttcctatttcgcaaacaaagcctccttcactcatgctgccaaacataccctactAAAACTGACtttcctaccgatccttgacctcggcgacgtcatttacaaaatagcctccgacactctactcagcaaactggatgcagtctatcacagtgccatccgttttgtaaccaaagccccatatactacccaccactgcgacctgtatgctctcgttggctggccctcactacatatttgtcgccaaacccactggctccgggtcatctataagtctttgctaggtaaagccccgccttatctcagcacactggtcaccatagcaacacccacccgtagcatgcactccagcaggtatatttcactggtcatccccaaagccagcacctctttggccgcctttccttccagttctctgctaccaatgactggagcgaattgcaaaaatcactgaagctggaatcttatctctccctctataactttaagcatcagctgtcagagcagcttaacgACCACTGTACCTATActcagccaatctgtaaatagcacacccaactacctcatcccaatattattacttaccctcttgctcttttgcaccccagtatctctacttgcacatcatcatctgcatatctatcactccagtgttaatgtaaattgtaattatttcgcctcaatgggctatttattgccttacgtccctaatcttctacatttgcacacactgtacatagatttttctattgtgttattgactgtacgtttgtttgtaactgtgtttttgtcgcactgctttgctttatcttggccaggtcgcagttgtaaatgagaacttgttctcaactgccctacctggttaaataaaggtgaaatataaaatGTAATTTATTAATAGGGGGATGGTAGACCGGGGTGGCAGGGGAGGAAGTGCTGCAGCAGCAGACAGCGAGTCAGTTGTGATTCAGACAGTCTGTGTCTGAGCGTCACATTGTCTTTCTCTATGATTTCAATAATGTCTGCCAGCATGCTGGCAAAAGAGTATGAAGTGTAAAGCTGTTGTTTTTCAGCAAAGCTAAGCAGACTGTTTAGTCGTAGCTGTGAGGTAATTTTCtaaatgttttccttttttcCCCACTGCCTTCAAGCAGTGCATTGGCCTGTTTTTTCTCCACTGATCTttatgaatctctctctctctggtctctgggTAGACCAGGGGGGTTTAAGGACATGTCAGCACATAGCTCAGCTCCACGTGGCTGCCGGGCTCCTCCCCCTCTGAGCCAGAAGCACAATGGCTGAcctatctcctccccttctctctcgctccctctctgctGCTGCTTCTGTGGCAtaccccccctctcccccaggAAGAGGCTGAAATGTTTTGTAGTGCGTGAGTACAGAATGACAGAAGAGCAGCTGAGAGGGAGataaggggggggggttacacTAGCCGGAGCTCATTTGTTAAAGTTTTGAATCGGTTTTTTTCTCCTCCTTTTTTTTCTGGAGttgctcctccctctttccccctctattTGGCCCCCTTTGACTGTCTGTACGGTGCTCAGTGGGCGGGGGCGCTTGCATTCCAGTGCTGCAGCTCCACAAGGCCAGTCACTCTGgcttctctctcgctcgctctctttttgtcttttgtctctccctctaagtgtgtgtgtgtgtgagagctgggAACGAGGCTCTGCCCTGCTGGCTCTGCGAGTTGTTGAGGGAGTAGGCTACGTGCGCTATCCCAACCACGGTTGCAAAAGCAGCCTACTAGCTGGGAGAGGCCTGCAGGCCGACAGCTCAACTCCGGCCCCAGGATGAGAGAGGCCTGCTAAGGGTTCTGGAGCCTGTCCGCGTCAGGTAAACGACTCTACCAGCGGGGGAATGTGCTGGCTCATGCCTGTTGCTGACAACTCTTAGAGTGtgtgacagacagaaagagagcgaggagagTTTGTGATAGAAAACATGTGGCTCTGTGTAAGGGCACACCTTGTAAATGAGTAATCCGTTTTTCAGTTTCAATAACAGCAAATCTGGCTGATTTTCTAGGTATAGTTTGAGTTcatatggagagagaaaaaataatgTCTGGCTTGCACTGGAATTTATTTGACTAAAGTTGAGTATGTCCGTAGTCATATTTTGTTGGGGAAGAATTAGCTTAAACAAGGCAGCAATCTGTCTACAAATCTGTGTTTGTCAGGCTGCATAGCTTTGTGGGGCTGGTGTTTCTTGTGTGAGTGTGAGAAATGTAGCTCTGCTGATTGAGAAGACGCTGCTAGGCCACAGCCCTACAGTACAACACAGAAGACTTGGCAGAGTTGGAAACAGGGCCTAGCATCATAGGAAGCAGTTAAGTTGTGACAGCTATTCTCTTCAGCTTtctcctcaccctccctctcGCCTTTACTCTCGTTCGTTCTCTCTTTTTTGCTCTCCCTCCTTTAGAAAGGGAATGAAACGAGAGCGAGTAACACGTTTTTCTCAAAGTCTCTCCTGCATTCTCTAAATGTTTCTTCTTGTATCCCTCACTGTTGTCTTGTGTCCTCTCTATAGATCATAATACGAGACCCTAACCAGGGTGGTAAAGACATCACTGAGGAGATTATGTCAGGGGGCACCCGCAGTGGCACCACCCCCACACCCCCACAGGTGAGCGACGACTCTTCAGAGGTGAGCTACCATACCCTCGTCACCAACCATCATCCCATTACACACTTTTAGCTACCATACCCTCCGGTTATTGGATGTGCAGACATTTTGTTTTCATATTGGGCATTGTATCTAACCTGTCACAAGGTTTTCATAAGGCTGTCATATGGTTGTGTCCACTCCAGTTACctaatgtctgtgtgttgtatTCGGTCCCTTAGTCGTCTATATCTGGATCAGAGGGCCCAGCCATTGCCCAGGCAGACTGGGAGAACGTGACACCTGTCGTGGTCAGACCAGGTGAGTTGGCCGAGGGGTCAGGTCATCTTGAAGGACGTAGCTGGCCGTCGCTCATTGGTTCACCTTCAGTACATAGAAGTCATTTTTTGTGAATTTGACTGAATCACATAGACAAAATGCTCCTTTGGAAAGGACCTGTGTATTTTTACCATTTAATGTTGAATTGATAATAAGTGGGTAATTATAAAAAGATCAACAGACATGAGGGTCAATTTGAACATTAGTATGGTAATATGGTCCATTTGAGTCTGTTAACCATTACCTTTCTAAGGTGAATTTAACCAGTTGTTTTTCCTCGTGGCATCTCCTTTCCTCCTCAGATGACCGAGGGAAACCTGCAGCCACTCTCATAACGGGCCCCCCAGCCCCGTCTAAAACCCCTGAACTGGTCAAGACTTCCCCTGCCCCAACAGAGGTCAAACTCCCAGACACAAACAGTAAATCCCCTTCCTTATCCCAGGACCTACCCTCACCCCCGTCGGTAACTACCACCCTCCACACTACTGTCCCTACTACCCCCCAACCCTCAACTTGTCCCATTGCAGACATGATGGACGCTCCAGTCCCAGCCGCTGTTCCAGCCCCATCTGCCCCTGAAGTGCCCGCTTACCCTGCACCCCTGCCTGAACCCCGCCCCACTCCTGCAGCTGAGGAGCATCCCTCAGCTGCCAAGAAGGAGCGGGAGGAagtgaaggagaaagaggagattaAAGAGGTGGCAGAGGCTAGGCAGAAGGGGACTACATCATCCAAACCTGAGCCTTCCCTTGCTCCAGTGACCACCCCTAGCAGCAGCACTAATGGTATCTCTGCCACCCAGCCAACCCCAGCCAAGGAGGAGGAGCCAGCAGCCCTGTCCATCAACATGCCCACCCCCCAGGCAGCAGAACCCCCCCCGGAGTCTCCCATCGCCCAGCCAGAGGAGCTCAGGCTGCCCAATGGCCTGCCGCTCCCCAGCCCCCAGGACCCTGAGAAGATGTGTGCGGAGTTGTCAGAGTGTGACGTCAGCCCCATCGCTGAGCCTGAGGTGGCCCAGTTACAGAGCGAGGCACCCATGCCTAAACCGACGCCTGTTGCAGTCACAGCAATGCCCGCCCCCGTTGTCAAGGTGACGCCCGCCCCCGTTGCCAAGGCGACGCCCGCCCCCGTTGCCCAGGCAACGCCCGCCCCTGTTGCCCAGGCGACGCCCGCCCCTGTTGCCCAGGCGACGCCCACCCCCATTGCCCAGGCGACGCCTGTCCTAGCTGAGACTGCTACTACTACAGTTGTAACTGCTCCCCGTGTGGAAGACGAGATGGACTCTCCACCACCACAGAGCACCACCCCAGCCGGGGAGAGTTCTATGCAAGGTCAGTATCAGTCTGACttgctttttctctctctacttcttTGAAACAGTCtccttctgtctgtctttttctctaTCTGGATCCATCTGTCTCATTCAACCACGTTGTCTTTCTCTATTTTAATTCCTAACCCTACCGCTTGGCACTTGGTGAAGATTAAACAGGATCTGCCCCTTGAGGCGTTGCAGTCCGACTGTGTGTGTCGAGCCTGTGTCGTGAGGGGCAGAGAGTTACCGGGTTATGTCTATGCTGAGGACCCAGAACAGTGGCTACTTGGAGTGATCACAGCTCCAACAGAAAGCCATACAAATAAAAAGTTGGATAGGTGGCAATGTGGTAACCGCTCCACCTTGATTTCTGATAGTCTAGGTGGAGTTTGGGTGCTAGGGTTGGACTTGGGATTGAGTGTCAATCCATAGAGGTTTAGTCTGACTGTGTTGGTGGTGTTCTGCTTGTAGCTGCTGTTTCTGTGCCAAAGAAAAAGAGGAAGATGAAGGATCTGAACAAGAAGGAGGCTGTTGGAGACCTCCTGGATGCCTTTAAGGAGGTCCGTTCACATGAACTACCCATTCAATCCATATCAAACACACCACCCACGCCATCTCATGTCAAACACACCACCCACGCCATCTCATGTCAAACACACCACCCACGCCATCTCATATCAAACACGCCACCCACGCCATCTCATATCAAACACACCACCCACGCCATCTCATATCAAACACACCACCCACGCCATCTCATGTCAAACACGCCACCCACGCCATCTCATGTCAAACACACCACCCACGCCATCTCATGTCAAACACACCACCCACGCCATCTCATATCAAACACACCACCCACGCCATCTCATGTCAAACACACCACCCACGCCATCTCATATCAAACACGCCACCCACGCCATCTCATGTCAAACACACCACCCACGCCATCTCATGTCAAACACACCACCCACGCCATCTCATATCAAACACACCACCCACGCCATCTCATGTCAAACACACCACCCACGCCATCTCATATCAAACACGCCACCCACGCCATCTCATATCAAACACGCCACCCACGCCATCTCATGTCAAACACACCACCCACGCCATCTCATATCAAACACACCACCCACGCCATCTCATATCAAACACGCCACCCACGCCATCTCATATCAAACACGCCACCCACGCCATCTCATATCAAACACGCCACCCACGCCATCTCATGTCAAACACGCCACCCACGCCATCTCATGTCAAACACACCACCCACGCCATCTCATGTCAAACACACCACCCACGCCATCTCATATCAAACACGCCACCCACGCCATCTCATATCAAACACGCCACCCACGCCATCTCATATCAAACACGCCACCCACGCCATCTCATATCAAACACACCACCCACGCCATCTCATGTCAAACACACCACCCACGCCATCTCATATCAAACACGCCATCTCATATCAAACACGCCACCCACGCCATCTCATATCAAACACGCCACCCACGCCATCTCATATCAAACACGCCACCCACGCCATCTCATATCAAACACGCCATCTCATATCAAACACGCCATCTCATATCAAACACGCCATCTCATATCAAACATGCCACCCACGCCATCTCATATCAAACACGCCATCTCATATCAAACACGCCATCTCATATCAAACACGCCATCTCATATCAAACACGCCATCTCATATCAAACACGCCATCTCATATCAAACACGCCATCTCATATCAAACACACCATCTCATATCAAACACGCCACCCACGCCATCTCATATCAAACACACCACCCACGCCATCTCATATCAAAGCTTTAAGAATGCCTGTTTACAGCTGGCCCATTAAAAACCCCAGAATGAAAACAATGTACACTGACTaataccctttctctctctctcccccccccctctctctctctcccccctctctctctccctcctcccccccccccctctctccccctctctctctccctccctttctctcccccctctttctctccccctctctctcccccctctccctcaaccctctccttctctctccctcaaccctctccttctctccccctctctccctctcttccccctccatctctcctccctctctctttccccctctctctctctctcaccccctctccagGAGCAGGTAGTGGAGAGCCCTCCTGAGCGAGAGCAGGCCACACCCACTTCTGCCTCTGACGCTAAGGAGCCCCGCCCAGCCGACACCCCTGCAGTCGAAGAGGTGGATGAGAcgtgggaggagaaggaggacaaACTGGATGCAGAGAATATCGAACCCAAGCCCGAGGATCTGAAGTACCAGTACAAAGAGGGTGGGTTCTGAACCTTGGCCCGGAGATGCCCTATAACATTTCTATACTTAGAAATGTTATCCTCTTAACGTTATCCTCTACACCTTATCTCACAAGGTATGCGTGTCAGTCAAGAGAGGATGCAAAGTTTCACTTTATTGGAAATGCTTTGTCAGAGCACGAGTCATAAAGTCCCATTTGACATCAATGTATGATTTTTAGAAGTGAAACGGAGTAATACTCAGTTCGGATGACAGACTATATACCCCAACTCTACCAACCTAAACCCTGAACACTATACTGATGAAAACTCACATAAATGTGATTCATCGATAATTCCTTGTTCCTCTCCATCAGAACTATGTAGGCCTATAGAcccagaggagaagaagaggtaTGACAGGGACTTCCTGCTGGGCTTCCAGTTCATCAGTGCCGCCATGTCCAAGCCTGAGGGCCTGCCTCAGATCAGTGACGTGGTGCTGGACAAGGTACAGTACAACACTCTGTCCCCTGCTGGACTGGAGGAACCGCTGCACGGTCCATTcgagaatataattttttttcttcagatAGACCACTTTGTTTACCAGTTATTTATTTTGTCTTTCTTTGTGTCTGTCATTCTTTCTCTTCTGTCCTTGTTCGGTCATTCTTTCTCTCCAGGCGAATAAGGCCCCTCTCCGCCAGCTGGACCCCAGCCGTTTGCCAGGGATGAACATGGGCCCCGACTTCACACCCTCGTTTGCCAACCTGGGCAGGCCTGgaatgggaggaggaggaggaggtggtggaggtggaggtggccACAGAGGAGGACCAGTGAGTTATCATGAAAAACTATCTGTCAATCTTCTCAAAGACTACACTCTGATTCTGAAACTCTGGGATTATATTAAAACAATGTTGACTGAATTtctttccccttccctcctctcctccagcccTCTGGTATGGGTGGTGGAGGACCGCGTCGCTCCCAGCAGGGCCAGCGTAAGGAGCCCAGGAGGATCATCAACATCTCTTCGTCTCTGACGGAAGACGTGAAGCTCAACAAGGCTGAGAAGGCCTGGAAGCCCGCTGTCAAGAAGGCTGCCAGTGGGCAAGCTGCTCCTGAGGAGGAGAGCGACGACTCGGAAGAGGCCAAGACCCAGGAGCTGTTCAAGAGGGTCCGTAGTATCCTGAACAAGCTGACCCCTCAGATGTTCCAACAGCTGATGAAGCAGGTCACAGAGCTGACCATCGATACAGAGGAGAGGCTGAAGGGAGTGATAGATCTGATCTTTGAGAAGGCCATCTCTGAACCCAACTTCTCCGTGGCCTACGCCAACATGTGCCGCTGCCTTATTGGGGTGAGTGACTCTGaagggtgtgtgtctgtttgtgtgtgtacacctAGTGTGCTGGTCTCTGTTCTGTGCCACGTGTCTGAGTGGTGCCACTACACACTCATGACGTCTCTTCTCACGTTCCCTCTTATGCTTTATGTGACGTCTGCAAAGCTCTCCAACCGTGGCctaaatgtttgtttttctgtTCCTCTCGTCAGCTCAAAGTCCCCACCACAGACAAGCCGGGAGTCACTGTGAATTTCCGCAAGCTGCTTCTGAACCGCTGTCAGAAGGAGTTTGAGAAGGACAAGGACGATGATGTCATCTTTGAGAAGAAGCAGAAAGAGCTGGACGCTGCAGCCACGGTACGAGCTGTGCTCTGTGACCAATTCAAATGTCCTTCACACACACGGTTATTGTTTCTGTAGGCGTTAGTTGACCATCTGTCTGGTATGCCTCCCTCCCCCTACTTCCTGTTACATCACTTCCTGTCTGAAGGAGGAGAAGGATCGCCTGaaggcagagctggaggaggCCAAAGACCAGGCGCGGCGGCGGTCGCTAGGCAACATCAAGTTCATTGGTGAGCTGTTCAAGCTGAAGATGCTGACAGAGGCCATCATGCACGACTGCATCGTCAAGCTGCTGAAGAACCACGATGAGGAGTCACTAGAGTGCCTCTGTAGACTCTTGTCAACTATAGGGAAGGACCTGGACT
It contains:
- the LOC120018104 gene encoding eukaryotic translation initiation factor 4 gamma 1-like isoform X7 → MSGGTRSGTTPTPPQVSDDSSESSISGSEGPAIAQADWENVTPVVVRPDDRGKPAATLITGPPAPSKTPELVKTSPAPTEVKLPDTNSKSPSLSQDLPSPPSVTTTLHTTVPTTPQPSTCPIADMMDAPVPAAVPAPSAPEVPAYPAPLPEPRPTPAAEEHPSAAKKEREEVKEKEEIKEVAEARQKGTTSSKPEPSLAPVTTPSSSTNGISATQPTPAKEEEPAALSINMPTPQAAEPPPESPIAQPEELRLPNGLPLPSPQDPEKMCAELSECDVSPIAEPEVAQLQSEAPMPKPTPVAVTAMPAPVVKVTPAPVAKATPAPVAQATPAPVAQATPAPVAQATPTPIAQATPVLAETATTTVVTAPRVEDEMDSPPPQSTTPAGESSMQAAVSVPKKKRKMKDLNKKEAVGDLLDAFKEEQVVESPPEREQATPTSASDAKEPRPADTPAVEEVDETWEEKEDKLDAENIEPKPEDLKYQYKEELCRPIDPEEKKRYDRDFLLGFQFISAAMSKPEGLPQISDVVLDKANKAPLRQLDPSRLPGMNMGPDFTPSFANLGRPGMGGGGGGGGGGGGHRGGPPSGMGGGGPRRSQQGQRKEPRRIINISSSLTEDVKLNKAEKAWKPAVKKAASGQAAPEEESDDSEEAKTQELFKRVRSILNKLTPQMFQQLMKQVTELTIDTEERLKGVIDLIFEKAISEPNFSVAYANMCRCLIGLKVPTTDKPGVTVNFRKLLLNRCQKEFEKDKDDDVIFEKKQKELDAAATEEKDRLKAELEEAKDQARRRSLGNIKFIGELFKLKMLTEAIMHDCIVKLLKNHDEESLECLCRLLSTIGKDLDFEKAKPRMDQYFAQMDKIIKEKKTSSRIRFMLQDVLDLRRNTWVPRRGEQGPKTIDQIHKDAELEEHREVLKVQQQLLNQNTRGGGGGRGGGGGRDQGSRGGQHPQTGQRSQPQDEGWNTVPISTKSRPIDTSRLSKITKPGALDFNNQLLAPQLGGKGMWGSWGKGSSGGTTGAKPAGEATPESGGRPATSTLNRFSALQPQQPSSSGPSHDSDRRVPQRNSSSRDRGSDRFERHDRGSNDRFDRRDDQRDDRDRNRPTVTKRSFSRETEEHSREREHRGPADPVRRVASMTDDRGSRDRARSKDNVKREAAPPSAQNKPALSEEMLEKKSTAIIEEYLHINDMKEALQCVVEMNSTPLLFVFVRSGLESTLERSPIARERMGLLLHQLYKAGTLPKEQYYRGLQEILEVAEDMAIDVPHIWLYLAELITPMLHEGGIPMGQLFKEISKPLVPQGTAGVLLVQILTLLCKGMSHKKAGAMWREAGLSWKDFLPEDEDVNKFVTEKNLVFTLGGGEDDETEKSSKKELSSEELTKQLDRLIQDKAVNQRIYDWVEANLDETQMSSNVFVRAVMTSICQSAIICENPYKLDAKVITQRAKLLHKYLKDEQKELQALYALQALMVEIEQPANLLRMFFDTLYDEDVIKEEAFYKWESSKDPAEMQGKGVALKSVTAFFTWLREAEDEESDNNS